The proteins below come from a single Aegilops tauschii subsp. strangulata cultivar AL8/78 chromosome 6, Aet v6.0, whole genome shotgun sequence genomic window:
- the LOC109783145 gene encoding BAG-associated GRAM protein 1 isoform X4 yields the protein MHSSPAAKTSVSGGCISPLNMSTTCGQDKRFSSMVPGSRNPMWGEEFNFAVDCLPVKIKVEIYDWDIVWRSTTLGSVTVSVESEKQSGPVWYTLDGSSGRVCLHIKAIRVNESSSRALNNSAEADARKRISLDKEGPTVVHQKPGHLQTIFGLPPDEVVEHSYSCALERSFLYHGRIYVSLWHICFYSNIFSKQIKVVLPLRDIDEITKSQLAVINPAITIFLRTGAGGHGVPSLACPDGRVRYIFASFWNRNRTVRALEQAVKNFHTMIEAEKQEHARSALRALSGSRNNSMEVDVPEECADLTGLLQPFVKEDVLVSVFDGAFPCTADQFFNNLINDDSTYTTEYRTARQDKDINLGQWHLADEYDGQVRELKCRSMCHSPMCPPYSAITEWQHAVLSANKTDLVFETVQQVHDVPFGSYFEIHCRWSVKTIDSSSCSVDISAGAHFKKWCIMQSKIKSGAVDELKKEVGEMLGFAESYMLKVSSPNQEDDGTAQQGSTAPDADDIPGDQ from the exons ATGCACTCATCACCTGCGGCCAAGACAAGCGTTTCAGGTGGGTGCATTTCTCCTCTGAATATGAGCACCACCTGCGGCCAAGACAAGCGTTTCAG CTCCATGGTTCCTGGCTCAAGAAACCCAATGTGGGGAGAGGAATTCAATTTTGCTGTTGACTGCCTTCCTGTAAAG ATAAAGGTGGAAATATATGATTGGGACATAGTATGGAGGAGCACAACACTTGGTTCTGTTACTGTTTCAGTTGAGTCTGAGAAGCAGAGTGGACCAGTTTGGTATACGCTTGACGGCTCATCAGGACGG GTTTGTCTCCATATCAAGGCAATCAGGGTTAATGAGAGTTCCTCCAG GGCTCTAAACAACTCTGCTGAGGCTGATGCTCGTAAAAGGATCTCCTTAGACAAAGAAGGCCCTACTGTCGTTCACCAAAAGCCAGGTCATTTACAGACAATTTTTGGGCTACCTCCAGATGAG GTTGTTGAACACAGTTATTCATGTGCACTTGAGAGGTCATTTCTATATCACGGCCGCATTTATGTGTCTTTATGGCACATTTGCTTCTATTCCAACATCTTCTCTAAGCAGATTAAG GTTGTGCTCCCTTTGAGAGATATTGATGAG ATAACAAAAAGCCAACTTGCAGTTATTAATCCTGCAATTACGATATTTCTTCGAACGGGTGCTGGAGGACATGGAGTTCCGTCCTTAGCATGCCCAGATG gAAGAGTTAGATATATATTTGCATCGTTTTGGAACAGAAACCGCACAGTTAGAGCATTGGAACAAGCTGTGAAGAACTTCCATACCATGATAGAGGCTGAGAAACAG GAACATGCTCGATCTGCATTACGTGCACTCAGTGGCTCAAGAAACAATAGCATGGAGGTAGATGTTCCAGAAGAATGTGCTGATTTAACAGGGCTACTACAACCGTTTGTCAAAGAAGATGTTCTAGTCTCTGTATTTGAT GGAGCATTTCCGTGTACCGCAGACCAGTTTTTCAATAATCTTATAAATGATGACTCAACTTACACAACAGAATATCGGACAGCTCGTCAGGATAAAGATATCAAC CTGGGCCAGTGGCATCTTGCTGACGAGTATGATGGTCAGGTGAGAGAACTTAAGTGTAGATCCATGTGCCACAGCCCGATGTGCCCTCCATATTCAGCAATAACAGAGTGGCAGCATGCGGTTCTTTCAGCTAACAAAACCGATCTG GTATTCGAGACTGTACAACAAGTACATGATGTTCCGTTTGGTTCCTATTTTGAG ATACACTGTAGATGGTCTGTGAAAACCATCGATTCTAGTTCGTGCAGTGTTGACATTAGTGCTG GTGCACATTTCAAGAAATGGTGCATAATGCAGTCTAAGATAAAGAGCGGTGCTGTGGACGAG TTAAAGAAGGAAGTTGGAGAAATGTTAGGGTTTGCGGAGTCATATATGCTAAAAGTTAGCTCCCCTAACCAAGAAGACGATGGTACTGCCCAACAAGGCAGCACGGCGCCAGACGCAGATGACATACCTGGTGATCAGTAA
- the LOC109783145 gene encoding BAG-associated GRAM protein 1 isoform X2, whose amino-acid sequence MTPQAAPAALGLHVPTRWEIEFTCAAATALALVLVPVALYALLRPRRAPAAADGLQLVDKCHEGAPSAYAVNLLAAKDLIAANLNGTSDPYALITCGQDKRFSSMVPGSRNPMWGEEFNFAVDCLPVKIKVEIYDWDIVWRSTTLGSVTVSVESEKQSGPVWYTLDGSSGRVCLHIKAIRVNESSSRALNNSAEADARKRISLDKEGPTVVHQKPGHLQTIFGLPPDEVVEHSYSCALERSFLYHGRIYVSLWHICFYSNIFSKQIKVVLPLRDIDEITKSQLAVINPAITIFLRTGAGGHGVPSLACPDGRVRYIFASFWNRNRTVRALEQAVKNFHTMIEAEKQEHARSALRALSGSRNNSMEVDVPEECADLTGLLQPFVKEDVLVSVFDGAFPCTADQFFNNLINDDSTYTTEYRTARQDKDINLGQWHLADEYDGQVRELKCRSMCHSPMCPPYSAITEWQHAVLSANKTDLVFETVQQVHDVPFGSYFEIHCRWSVKTIDSSSCSVDISAGAHFKKWCIMQSKIKSGAVDELKKEVGEMLGFAESYMLKVSSPNQEDDGTAQQGSTAPDADDIPGDQ is encoded by the exons ATGACGCCGCAGGCTGCGCCGGCGGCGCTCGGGCTCCATGTCCCGACACGCTGGGAGATCGAGTTCACCTGCGCCGCCGCGACGGCCCTCGCCCTCGTCCTCGTCCCCGTCGCGCTCTACGCGCTCCTCCGCCCGCGCCGCGCTCCCGCGGCCGCCGACGGCCTCCAGCTCGTCGACAAG TGCCACGAGGGAGCGCCGTCGGCGTACGCGGTCAAC CTGCTCGCCGCCAAGGATCTGATCGCGGCCAACTTGAACGGGACTTCCGACCCCTATGCACTCATCACCTGCGGCCAAGACAAGCGTTTCAG CTCCATGGTTCCTGGCTCAAGAAACCCAATGTGGGGAGAGGAATTCAATTTTGCTGTTGACTGCCTTCCTGTAAAG ATAAAGGTGGAAATATATGATTGGGACATAGTATGGAGGAGCACAACACTTGGTTCTGTTACTGTTTCAGTTGAGTCTGAGAAGCAGAGTGGACCAGTTTGGTATACGCTTGACGGCTCATCAGGACGG GTTTGTCTCCATATCAAGGCAATCAGGGTTAATGAGAGTTCCTCCAG GGCTCTAAACAACTCTGCTGAGGCTGATGCTCGTAAAAGGATCTCCTTAGACAAAGAAGGCCCTACTGTCGTTCACCAAAAGCCAGGTCATTTACAGACAATTTTTGGGCTACCTCCAGATGAG GTTGTTGAACACAGTTATTCATGTGCACTTGAGAGGTCATTTCTATATCACGGCCGCATTTATGTGTCTTTATGGCACATTTGCTTCTATTCCAACATCTTCTCTAAGCAGATTAAG GTTGTGCTCCCTTTGAGAGATATTGATGAG ATAACAAAAAGCCAACTTGCAGTTATTAATCCTGCAATTACGATATTTCTTCGAACGGGTGCTGGAGGACATGGAGTTCCGTCCTTAGCATGCCCAGATG gAAGAGTTAGATATATATTTGCATCGTTTTGGAACAGAAACCGCACAGTTAGAGCATTGGAACAAGCTGTGAAGAACTTCCATACCATGATAGAGGCTGAGAAACAG GAACATGCTCGATCTGCATTACGTGCACTCAGTGGCTCAAGAAACAATAGCATGGAGGTAGATGTTCCAGAAGAATGTGCTGATTTAACAGGGCTACTACAACCGTTTGTCAAAGAAGATGTTCTAGTCTCTGTATTTGAT GGAGCATTTCCGTGTACCGCAGACCAGTTTTTCAATAATCTTATAAATGATGACTCAACTTACACAACAGAATATCGGACAGCTCGTCAGGATAAAGATATCAAC CTGGGCCAGTGGCATCTTGCTGACGAGTATGATGGTCAGGTGAGAGAACTTAAGTGTAGATCCATGTGCCACAGCCCGATGTGCCCTCCATATTCAGCAATAACAGAGTGGCAGCATGCGGTTCTTTCAGCTAACAAAACCGATCTG GTATTCGAGACTGTACAACAAGTACATGATGTTCCGTTTGGTTCCTATTTTGAG ATACACTGTAGATGGTCTGTGAAAACCATCGATTCTAGTTCGTGCAGTGTTGACATTAGTGCTG GTGCACATTTCAAGAAATGGTGCATAATGCAGTCTAAGATAAAGAGCGGTGCTGTGGACGAG TTAAAGAAGGAAGTTGGAGAAATGTTAGGGTTTGCGGAGTCATATATGCTAAAAGTTAGCTCCCCTAACCAAGAAGACGATGGTACTGCCCAACAAGGCAGCACGGCGCCAGACGCAGATGACATACCTGGTGATCAGTAA
- the LOC109783145 gene encoding BAG-associated GRAM protein 1 isoform X1, translated as MTPQAAPAALGLHVPTRWEIEFTCAAATALALVLVPVALYALLRPRRAPAAADGLQLVDKCHEGAPSAYAVNLQLLAAKDLIAANLNGTSDPYALITCGQDKRFSSMVPGSRNPMWGEEFNFAVDCLPVKIKVEIYDWDIVWRSTTLGSVTVSVESEKQSGPVWYTLDGSSGRVCLHIKAIRVNESSSRALNNSAEADARKRISLDKEGPTVVHQKPGHLQTIFGLPPDEVVEHSYSCALERSFLYHGRIYVSLWHICFYSNIFSKQIKVVLPLRDIDEITKSQLAVINPAITIFLRTGAGGHGVPSLACPDGRVRYIFASFWNRNRTVRALEQAVKNFHTMIEAEKQEHARSALRALSGSRNNSMEVDVPEECADLTGLLQPFVKEDVLVSVFDGAFPCTADQFFNNLINDDSTYTTEYRTARQDKDINLGQWHLADEYDGQVRELKCRSMCHSPMCPPYSAITEWQHAVLSANKTDLVFETVQQVHDVPFGSYFEIHCRWSVKTIDSSSCSVDISAGAHFKKWCIMQSKIKSGAVDELKKEVGEMLGFAESYMLKVSSPNQEDDGTAQQGSTAPDADDIPGDQ; from the exons ATGACGCCGCAGGCTGCGCCGGCGGCGCTCGGGCTCCATGTCCCGACACGCTGGGAGATCGAGTTCACCTGCGCCGCCGCGACGGCCCTCGCCCTCGTCCTCGTCCCCGTCGCGCTCTACGCGCTCCTCCGCCCGCGCCGCGCTCCCGCGGCCGCCGACGGCCTCCAGCTCGTCGACAAG TGCCACGAGGGAGCGCCGTCGGCGTACGCGGTCAAC CTGCAGCTGCTCGCCGCCAAGGATCTGATCGCGGCCAACTTGAACGGGACTTCCGACCCCTATGCACTCATCACCTGCGGCCAAGACAAGCGTTTCAG CTCCATGGTTCCTGGCTCAAGAAACCCAATGTGGGGAGAGGAATTCAATTTTGCTGTTGACTGCCTTCCTGTAAAG ATAAAGGTGGAAATATATGATTGGGACATAGTATGGAGGAGCACAACACTTGGTTCTGTTACTGTTTCAGTTGAGTCTGAGAAGCAGAGTGGACCAGTTTGGTATACGCTTGACGGCTCATCAGGACGG GTTTGTCTCCATATCAAGGCAATCAGGGTTAATGAGAGTTCCTCCAG GGCTCTAAACAACTCTGCTGAGGCTGATGCTCGTAAAAGGATCTCCTTAGACAAAGAAGGCCCTACTGTCGTTCACCAAAAGCCAGGTCATTTACAGACAATTTTTGGGCTACCTCCAGATGAG GTTGTTGAACACAGTTATTCATGTGCACTTGAGAGGTCATTTCTATATCACGGCCGCATTTATGTGTCTTTATGGCACATTTGCTTCTATTCCAACATCTTCTCTAAGCAGATTAAG GTTGTGCTCCCTTTGAGAGATATTGATGAG ATAACAAAAAGCCAACTTGCAGTTATTAATCCTGCAATTACGATATTTCTTCGAACGGGTGCTGGAGGACATGGAGTTCCGTCCTTAGCATGCCCAGATG gAAGAGTTAGATATATATTTGCATCGTTTTGGAACAGAAACCGCACAGTTAGAGCATTGGAACAAGCTGTGAAGAACTTCCATACCATGATAGAGGCTGAGAAACAG GAACATGCTCGATCTGCATTACGTGCACTCAGTGGCTCAAGAAACAATAGCATGGAGGTAGATGTTCCAGAAGAATGTGCTGATTTAACAGGGCTACTACAACCGTTTGTCAAAGAAGATGTTCTAGTCTCTGTATTTGAT GGAGCATTTCCGTGTACCGCAGACCAGTTTTTCAATAATCTTATAAATGATGACTCAACTTACACAACAGAATATCGGACAGCTCGTCAGGATAAAGATATCAAC CTGGGCCAGTGGCATCTTGCTGACGAGTATGATGGTCAGGTGAGAGAACTTAAGTGTAGATCCATGTGCCACAGCCCGATGTGCCCTCCATATTCAGCAATAACAGAGTGGCAGCATGCGGTTCTTTCAGCTAACAAAACCGATCTG GTATTCGAGACTGTACAACAAGTACATGATGTTCCGTTTGGTTCCTATTTTGAG ATACACTGTAGATGGTCTGTGAAAACCATCGATTCTAGTTCGTGCAGTGTTGACATTAGTGCTG GTGCACATTTCAAGAAATGGTGCATAATGCAGTCTAAGATAAAGAGCGGTGCTGTGGACGAG TTAAAGAAGGAAGTTGGAGAAATGTTAGGGTTTGCGGAGTCATATATGCTAAAAGTTAGCTCCCCTAACCAAGAAGACGATGGTACTGCCCAACAAGGCAGCACGGCGCCAGACGCAGATGACATACCTGGTGATCAGTAA
- the LOC109783145 gene encoding BAG-associated GRAM protein 1 isoform X3 has product MTPQAAPAALGLHVPTRWEIEFTCAAATALALVLVPVALYALLRPRRAPAAADGLQLVDKCHEGAPSAYAVNLQLLAAKDLIAANLNGTSDPYALITCGQDKRFSSMVPGSRNPMWGEEFNFAVDCLPVKIKVEIYDWDIVWRSTTLGSVTVSVESEKQSGPVWYTLDGSSGRVCLHIKAIRVNESSSRALNNSAEADARKRISLDKEGPTVVHQKPGHLQTIFGLPPDEVVEHSYSCALERSFLYHGRIYVSLWHICFYSNIFSKQIKVVLPLRDIDEITKSQLAVINPAITIFLRTGAGGHGVPSLACPDGRVRYIFASFWNRNRTVRALEQAVKNFHTMIEAEKQEHARSALRALSGSRNNSMEVDVPEECADLTGLLQPFVKEDVLVSVFDGAFPCTADQFFNNLINDDSTYTTEYRTARQDKDINLGQWHLADEYDGQVRELKCRSMCHSPMCPPYSAITEWQHAVLSANKTDLVFETVQQVHDVPFGSYFEIHCRWSVKTIDSSSCSVDISAVQNCKWKFVI; this is encoded by the exons ATGACGCCGCAGGCTGCGCCGGCGGCGCTCGGGCTCCATGTCCCGACACGCTGGGAGATCGAGTTCACCTGCGCCGCCGCGACGGCCCTCGCCCTCGTCCTCGTCCCCGTCGCGCTCTACGCGCTCCTCCGCCCGCGCCGCGCTCCCGCGGCCGCCGACGGCCTCCAGCTCGTCGACAAG TGCCACGAGGGAGCGCCGTCGGCGTACGCGGTCAAC CTGCAGCTGCTCGCCGCCAAGGATCTGATCGCGGCCAACTTGAACGGGACTTCCGACCCCTATGCACTCATCACCTGCGGCCAAGACAAGCGTTTCAG CTCCATGGTTCCTGGCTCAAGAAACCCAATGTGGGGAGAGGAATTCAATTTTGCTGTTGACTGCCTTCCTGTAAAG ATAAAGGTGGAAATATATGATTGGGACATAGTATGGAGGAGCACAACACTTGGTTCTGTTACTGTTTCAGTTGAGTCTGAGAAGCAGAGTGGACCAGTTTGGTATACGCTTGACGGCTCATCAGGACGG GTTTGTCTCCATATCAAGGCAATCAGGGTTAATGAGAGTTCCTCCAG GGCTCTAAACAACTCTGCTGAGGCTGATGCTCGTAAAAGGATCTCCTTAGACAAAGAAGGCCCTACTGTCGTTCACCAAAAGCCAGGTCATTTACAGACAATTTTTGGGCTACCTCCAGATGAG GTTGTTGAACACAGTTATTCATGTGCACTTGAGAGGTCATTTCTATATCACGGCCGCATTTATGTGTCTTTATGGCACATTTGCTTCTATTCCAACATCTTCTCTAAGCAGATTAAG GTTGTGCTCCCTTTGAGAGATATTGATGAG ATAACAAAAAGCCAACTTGCAGTTATTAATCCTGCAATTACGATATTTCTTCGAACGGGTGCTGGAGGACATGGAGTTCCGTCCTTAGCATGCCCAGATG gAAGAGTTAGATATATATTTGCATCGTTTTGGAACAGAAACCGCACAGTTAGAGCATTGGAACAAGCTGTGAAGAACTTCCATACCATGATAGAGGCTGAGAAACAG GAACATGCTCGATCTGCATTACGTGCACTCAGTGGCTCAAGAAACAATAGCATGGAGGTAGATGTTCCAGAAGAATGTGCTGATTTAACAGGGCTACTACAACCGTTTGTCAAAGAAGATGTTCTAGTCTCTGTATTTGAT GGAGCATTTCCGTGTACCGCAGACCAGTTTTTCAATAATCTTATAAATGATGACTCAACTTACACAACAGAATATCGGACAGCTCGTCAGGATAAAGATATCAAC CTGGGCCAGTGGCATCTTGCTGACGAGTATGATGGTCAGGTGAGAGAACTTAAGTGTAGATCCATGTGCCACAGCCCGATGTGCCCTCCATATTCAGCAATAACAGAGTGGCAGCATGCGGTTCTTTCAGCTAACAAAACCGATCTG GTATTCGAGACTGTACAACAAGTACATGATGTTCCGTTTGGTTCCTATTTTGAG ATACACTGTAGATGGTCTGTGAAAACCATCGATTCTAGTTCGTGCAGTGTTGACATTAGTGCTG TGCAAAACTGCAAATGGAAATTTGTAATTTGA